The genomic segment GGGGGATGCGGCCAGGGATGCcaggagggggagggtgaCGGCGACCATTGTGACACTGTTGAGGCTTTCCACGAGTGACAATAAGGGAATGATGATTATGATAGAGGATATGGTTCAAAGGTtccggcctcctcctcataGCTTCCCGTACCCTGTGGCTTGTGCCATACACTTCGGCAGCCGGCAACTCTACAACAAACTTTGACGCATCATCAGAGTTCATGATTGTGAAAAACAGGTCAACTCATTATGGAACCGCAAATTCATTCTCGAAATCGAAAAGATACAGATTCATTGAAGAAAGAACGAGATTCTCTGCCAAAACACCAACAAGGAAATAATCGACTTGGTAGAGGTAGTTATGCCTCGtcgctcgccgccgactcgCACTCCCACGAACTTTCCGACTCGCTTCCAAAACGAATCCCAATGTCCCGCATAGCCTGAATGTTATCGTCGCCGATTTGGTCCCTTTCGGCTTCGACTTGTTTCATCCTCCTTCCCCAATAGCCTAGAATGAACTGGTCGAGCGGCTCGGGGTGACTCTGCAATCTCGCCTCAAACTCAGCCATCAACATTTCCAGGAGCTCTGCCGTGTGCCTGTCCTCTTCCTGGATTTCGGCGACTTCCGCAGGCTCCATGACTCTAAGCCCACATTGCTCTGGGCCATGGAAATTGCCACTCGAAATTATCTTCTCAAATTTGCGGTAGCTGCAGCAGGTATGCCGCATTCCCAGTTTGACAAAGGTGCAGAGGCGGATCGTGTCGTACACATACTGGTTGCGGCACTGACCGGCTACTCCCTCTGAAGACGATGCAAGCAAATCAGATAGGTCTGGTAGATGTTCTCGTTTCGGCCACTGTACTGGCGCGAGCCATTCTGGGCGATTGAGGTAGCAGTAGCCTTTGGCATAGTTTGATGCCGGACTGCAACCCTCAAGCGTACAATAACACACACAAGGATCCGTTGATCCACTGGCTAACATTCTTTGCAAACACTGGTCTGATTGGTAAAGACGCGCTGGTGGGTTTCTTGATAACCGACTATTACGCAGGCATTCTCCTAAGAGATATGCAAGGCGATGTATGACTCGGAATCGGTAAGGTCTCCTCGGACAGAGGCTGTAGGAGCTGTGTGGTATCGGCTTGTGGATATCTGCCCCTTTTTCTTCGAAGAAATTGATCAATGGCAGCGGATAATGCAACAATCCACCTACAAAGCTGATTGAGGACGTTAATAATTGGATAATCATTAAAGGTGAGTAACCATCAACAAGAAAGTCAACTTCAGTGAACCCGGCTTGGAACAAAGATTCGGCTAGATTGACGGGCATTACTGGCGAGTGGTAAACCGTCCCGGGCCGTGCCCCTTGGTAAAATTGAGGAATGTCAACAAGCTGAAGCTTCAGGTGATTGATGACCTCAGCGGCATTGTTCTGTATTACTGACACAGATCGCAGTCCAAGTTTGCTGATACTCGTATCCGGGAGATGCTCTAGAGCAATCGAAAGCAGTTGTTTTCGACGACAACCAAGCTCGTTGCTAAGTACCCCAAAAACATCGCGTAATTCTATCCGATCAATCATCCATGAATGGATGAAAAGTGATGCGTCTTCGAGGCCCACGGCTGCACTGTGGTCGAGTAAAATCCTGACAGATTCCGCTTGGTTTAAAAAGATGGCAAATTCAATGGCGGAATGGCCATATGAGTCTGGGACATCAATGATAGAGTCACAGGCTAATCCGACAAGTTCGAAAAGCAATCTGAGACCTCTGGGCCAGCAGACGGCCACGTGAAGCGGTGTTTGGTTGTCGTGACCTCTTTCGAAAACTAGGTCCGTTGAggaaaggagaagacggcggacgTCACTTTCCGATTTTTGAATCAATGCCTGAAACAGAGCTCCGTATTCGAAAGCTACTCGAGTCAGCTGCTTGCACTTAACACATGATATACTTTTCAATGGTCCGTTTGAAGGCGCAGACTAGATGCTCCCCCAGGATTCAATTACATGTAAGTGGTGTTGAGACAATACGTCAAGACACTTGAATATCAGCTCAGTACACTTACCATCAACTGAATCCGAACAAGACTCGTAAATGTTTGGCAAAATGAAAGTCGAAAACTCAGGTCTTAAACTATGCCGTGATACCTCACCAAATACAGCATCCATACGCATCAATTCTTTCGCTAATGATAACTCTCCAGGTCTCATTCGAAGGGGCGTCGGATTCTGGAAGACTGTATTGACCATTGCAGAAGAGGCTATAAGTGTTCGTAGTGGAGTCCTAAATTGAATATGAGGTCAATACAGTACCGATTGCAGTTTCTTCTGTGAATTAAGTACTAACCCGCGGCTTCCTATCTCATTCAGTGGCACCCCTAGAGAGACAATGTCTCTTAAAAAAGCGGTGAATACAGAAGTGGTATCAATGTCCCAGAAGCCTTGGAAAAAGACCAAGGAGCTCTGTTTCTCTTGGTGAGTAACGCATTGTTTTGTCCAGAAATACACCTACTTGACTTACATGTATAAGATTGTTGCCGTACTCATCAACATCCGTTGGCCAGGCTCTACCACTCTTGAACATTTCATGAATCTCTATCAAGCTCTGTGAAAGTATTTCCTGCAGACTTTCTCGTCCAATTTCTCCATAGCGATGCATGCGCTCTTCTAACTGATTAATAACGCCACGGGCTCCAGAATTGTAGCCTACAACTGCTCGGACGGTGAGGTTGGGCTGGATACTCAAGCTCCGCATGATGAAGCTGGAGTACTGTAACGTCATTTTCCACTTGAACAGAAAGCCTAGCAGTTTGAAATTTCCGCCAAACGCTCGGGTGTTTTTGTTCAGGAAGAACAGCGCACATTGCTTGTCATGCCGCGGTTGTCGATTTGTAGGGACCCTTGATCGAGTTTGCCGCAAGCTCACCCAGCAGCTACACAAGAGGcttggaggagctggagtACCCGAGTGCTCATTTGGCAATGCTTCCGTTTTTAGGAGCTCCTTCTCCTGTTGATCTCGCAACATCGAATGGGGATCTGCTGGAAGACAATGCCTGTTCCTTGAGCCCTCGAAGATAGATGCATACGCTCCGGGCCCCTGGTGGACGCTCCCGGGTTCTTGGGGGAGCCGATAACATCCCATGTCGTCTGCCGTGTGACTCGGTGGCAGGCTTGGATTTCTCGACTGCAAGCTTAGGGCGATTGCGCTCTCGAGGTTACAAAGGCGCTCCTGCAATGAACGATCAAGTTTCGCCAAACTTCTCTCCACGACAACCTCCATATCCGGGATGATGGCTGCAATTCGGTCCTGTGTCTTTTGCGTCTGGGCACATATGGTCATGGCTAACTGAGAAGCCTCGGCCTTTGTATTTTCTTGCAATTCCTTGGATAGGTCACTGTCCACAACTATTAGGATCTTCGCCAAAAACATTGGTTCACAGACGGTGATAATCTGAAGAAGGCGTACTGGTTCATCAAGAGCAAGAGGCTCAGAAAAGCCGACCGGAAGTCTTCCATTTGTGACCTAAGGCTGTCGAACTTGTCTTTCTGGAAGGGATACTGCAGCTGCCTGATGACTGTCTTCCCCTTTTCCCTGAGACCCTGCGTGGCCGAAAGCTGAGAGTACTTGGCGCTGAGCGTGTTGAAATCTTGGAGGCAGACATCGCAGGCGGTGAAACACTCCCGGAAAGAGTTGGACAGGGAGTGGTCGACCACGACAGCCCCGTCGGTGCGGCTTTTGATGAGCTGCAGAAAGGCTTCCAGTCGCTCCACGTGctgcccgaggaggaggatgtcgacgtcTCTTGACCGGTAGTCCTGGCAGTAGATGTTGAGGCCCTTGCAGACCGTGATGCCGAGGGATatgaggccggcgacgccgctcGAGACGGAAAACGGATCCATGATGGGAATTCGGGTGGCCGCTTGCCGCTTCGCGAGGCATCGACGGTTGTTCACGCCATGGGAAAAAGGTTGTGAGAGCAGACAAGACACCTGATAGCGTATCGACGTGCCGGTGAGATTGAGAAGCTCGACCCTCTGTATATTCTGCCGGTGTTCTTGAAGTTTAGTAATCTGTGGAAGAGGGGAATGAAGAAGAGTTGGGAGACAAGTGAGTCTTCGGGTGGAGGGGGTTCAGCCTGAGCTCTTTTCAGATATGTATGCATGTCAGCCTAATAGTCTGCCTTGGCTTGGATGCACCCCCGCGCAGCCTGCTTGAGATGAACTCCGGCGCATGCATGAGATCTGCGAATCATGCTTATTGGTTGCCTAAACTGATGATTGGATCTCAAGCTGCAGCCATGTTTCGCGTTCTTTTGGACGTCCATCGAGGAATTGCTGCTTGTTTAGGATCTGGTTTATCGGAGCACGATGAGGCAGTATCCCATGAGTTCAAGAAATCAAACTCTCAGAAGCACATCCAACAGGACCATCACACTGAGCTGGGGCACACCAAAGCATGAAGTATGGTTAATAACCAATTAAATTCTATGAAGGTATCTCTTTCTATAAGAACAAGTGTTGTACagtctcttcctcttccctaTCCCGTATGCGTGAGGCTAAACAAATTGGTTTCGGGCAAAACCAACGTCGACCTCTCGGCAATGTTAAAACCGGGCAAGCAATTTACTCGAGGTCGAAAGCGTTGGGGCCGGTGTAGCTCTCGACAACAGCGTTGGGCTGGTTGGAGATGACAAACTCGGAGCTGGGAAGGAGGTGGGAGCCGGTCTGGTTGCTGCTGGGGGTGACCGGCTGGGAGACAGTGAAGGTGATGCCCTCGGGGCTGCGGACGAAGTCGAAGGTGCGGGAGGACTCGGTGCAggcggcctccttgacgtcgGGGAGGGTGCCGTCGGTGTTGGCGGGGACGAGGGCTCTGCACTCGACGCCGGTGGTCTCCATGGTGCCGGGCTGGATGACGTTGAAGGCGATGCTGAGAGTGAAGAGTTAGCATCTCTGTTGGGACTTCTTGAAAGGTTGATGAAGAAAGGGGACTTACAGGCACTGGGTGCTGTGGGGGATGCAGCCGGCGCTGAAGTCAGAGACGCTGAAGGTGACGTCACgcttgccgatggcggcagcggcggcgacggcggcggaagagaggacggcggcgaactTCATGTTGGCGGTTTGGTTTTTGAGGTTGGTGGCTTGTGAGAGAAGTGTGTTGTAGAGCTGGTTTGGGTTGTTGGCTGGAGGAGTTGGTTGCTTGTGTGATAATGAGTGGAATTAAGGCTGTTTTGATGGACGACGTCGGGAGAGTTATATACCATGTTTTGTCGCAACTGGAGCTTGGGTCGATACGAGGAGCTGTGAGGCTATCCACCAGAGGCGATGATGATCGTCAACGACGGTCAGCGGACCCCGGCAATGCCGTTCTCGTATTCCGGCCGTTTCCCGAATCAACAGTGGGTACAACGTCATAGTCTCGGGGTCCCCTACATGACGTCTGTTAtgcaaaacaaaacaaagGGGCACTAAGCACAAGTGCCGAGGCTCATCGGAGTCGAACCCGATCACTCGGCCGAGTCAAGAAACGCCAGTAAGTTGCCTAAGAAAACACACGTCTGCAACGTTGCGCAAATCACTAGACGCTCCCTTCGTGGTTGACTCAATAATCCAGCGGCTTTGTGACCGAAAACTaccttgcccttcttgggAAACATCATCATTAGACCACACGAAAGAAAGGGGTGCTCAACTCCTGATCATTCAGCCTTAATTCCCTCAAATCAGCTGGGCCCAACTCCCGCATGTCCACAACAGATCCAGAGGTTTCCGGATTCCTCCCCCCCTAATCAAAGGCTCAGGGTTGGCAGTCAATGTGACCCGGATGAGAGACGAACATCAGCATGACCATGCTTTGATTGGGCAACCCCACAAGTCCCCCGCCTTTTGTGGCACAGGATGGGACGACTGGTGGCATTTAATCTATCTATTTTGGGCGACTCGCGTACTCGAGATACCCAACATCCCTGGCGGAatcaccatcaacctcgGAGAAAACCAACATTCCGgagtcttccttctttcaGCCCGGCGGGCTTTATGTCCGCCAAGTCCGTGCCCATGGGACGCGGTTAACGTAGTATCCTCTTAGCTAAGTTGGGGACCATTGCCTTACTGACAGCTGGGATCTCTCTCTATGCATGACTTGCACCTCGGCTACATCCCTGCAGGGTTATCCACCCAGGCATTGTCACGCTGTCTTTGTTGTTCCCTCCACTGGCACCATAACAACTCGGAAACGAAAATGGCGGGAACAACAAAACACGTTCTATGACCTCCGGGTTATTGAGGCAGGAATGGCCGAGTGAGTGTGCGGTTTAGACCGGGAAGAGTCTTTCTAACTGGTAGACGACGGAGTTGAAAAGTAATCCCACAGGTAGGAGAATGAGGAAGCACAGAGCAACGTTGCATGTATTCCCACGATGCTCGTTCTCTCCATTTGGGACGCCTACGACGTACTGTATTCAGATGTAGTGCTGAACCCTCCCTTTACCAGTGGATCGTCTGTATACGAGATCCGCCGCTCCGTGCTAATGGGTCGTGGCGAAGGGGTTTTGACTCGTAGAGACTCAGACGACGCTAACCACCAGGTAACCAGTGGGGGCGACGAAGGGCATCCCCGCGAACAGACGCTGGTTGAAGTCGGCTATGCGGCTAAGTCGAATTCGAGGAGGCGGTTGGGCCGGATCTGTCCACCGAAGACCTACGCTAGACGTCAGTCAACCCCGAGTAAGTTTGCTCAGATTGAAGCTAGCGAATCCGAGGGACGGCAAACAGTGACGTCAAGTTCGTATCCAAATTTGGCATAACTCGGCTCCCATACCTTGGGGTAACGGGGGCCCCTAAGCGGTCTTTGCGCGGGCCGCTGCGCGCCGTTATCCCACTCCGATCCAAGGGTCCCCAACCTTGCGCatgtgtgtgagtgagacACCGAGATGGTAAGAAAGGTGATTGATTGTGTATGTTGGACATAATATTTGTACTGTGTTCTTATTGTGCTTTTTTGTATCACTGTGTACCTGTATGAACTCGCGAGAGACCACGTCTTAGCCACGTATCTTCGTAGAGTAGAGAGCTAGGTGTTCTTCATCTTGGCGATGGAGGAGAGAAGCCTTGGCAGGCATTTCAATCATTGATAGTGTCTTTGGTTGATTCATATACGTAGAGGTTAAATACCCAAAATTACAAACAGGGAGTAGAGATCATTACACAGCACAACATGCTGTACGTAGGTTGGCTTTACTGACTTCCTTACATCTTATCTTAAAGATGATGAAAACACAGAAGGCAGGTAAGCGAGAgacagaggaggagggaagggtCTTCAAAAGGAAACACAACAAAAAATTTTCGTTGCTACAAAGCTAAAAACACACGTGAACGAATGACTTTTTCGTCAGAAAAAACAAAAGATTGCGCCGAGGGGGAATCGAacccccggctccccgacgctgctggaTGGCAACGGAGAATTTTACCACTAAACCATCGGCGCATGACGATAATATCGAACCCACAAGATGGTGGGTGGATGACGGAGGCCTGAGTTAGACTGCTTGTGTCTGGTTGTTCGTGATAGAGAAGTGGAGGATGAGGGCTTACAATGCCCGCTTTGGTTACCGCTTCTGACAAGCTTTGACTGGAGGTCCCCACTCCATAGATTAAGCCTAAACTGTAAACGTGAAAAAGTAGATATAGGCACTTGGTTAAACGGCGAGGAGCAAGTCAAAGAGCAACTCAACATTAACGTGATAAGGTTTTCTGTGACAGATTCGTCACAGTGTAAAACAACGACGAGCACTATCGGATACTCACATAACGTCGATGTCATCGAGAGCAACGCTGGCGACGTCCGCAGCAAGAAATTTGTCAGAAATTAGCTTCAAGTCAGACAAAATATGTAAACTGTTGCTGAGCAAGGTGTAGACCGTTTACATCTTTGATGGCAGTGGCATCACACAGCAATTTCCCCGAAAAGTCCAGCTTTGGCTCGTCTCGCGAATCATCAGTAGGCAGAAAGCTAGAGGCGAAGGGCCTGTAGTCTTGTATACCAAGCTTGGTTGTTTGTGCATGTCTATCCTGCTGTCAAAGGCCATTGAGGGACTAGGTTTGCTGGAATGCTCGCAAAGCAACTAGCAAACTTCAACACGACTGCGTCTTTAGGTTGTGTTGCGGAAGCTATTCTTGAACTTTATGCAGCGGCGCTTTACTCACACTTGAGAAACACTGTCGAGCCGTAGTGCTCTTACCTTGGGCGTGCTTTTTCCTTGAGATATGTTATCAGGGAGTTGATAATGTAATACATTCGTGATCAACTATTAGCATCTAAGATAATTTGATAAGATAGTTCAAGGAGTATCACGTAGTAAGCCGGCAAAGAAGTCTGCCACCGAATTTTCCCCCATCACGATAGTCTCAACCGTAACAACTGCCGATGCTACCTTGTCTTTATCTCGCATCTACTTGCTGATTATAAAAGCTAAGGAAATGCGTTGCTACATCGAAAGAGGCCATAACAAGTGACGAATAGGATGGTTGAAGCCCGGAGAGGTTGGCACTACCCGGATTACGTCTCTCAGGAGACCGAATACTCCTGAGTGGAAAAACTTCAACGGACTCGGGACAATTGTTTGAACACAGAACAAGAGTAAACTGCCCACGAATCCCCAAAGAACTGAAAGCATAACCATCTAGAATCGTTCTGTGTCTATTAGTGGCTTGCCGCATAAAATGGTTGTATTGGCCTCACGTTGATCTAGATGATGGGTGTCGCTGGAGTTCCAAGCGCTGTCGAACGATACGACGTTGACATTTGCAAGGCCCGCTCGTACCCATCCGCGAATACCTCCTCGATTTGCAGAAGAAGGTAGTTGTGGAAAGGCGTTTTATCACTTATGAAGCAGCACCCACAGCAAACATACTAACGAGGGCAAACCTCCGATGCCTCGGCGGCTACAGCGTCCGTGGGTTTGATATAGACAGCGCCACGACGAGTgcgttggcgatgatgttGAAGAGCAAGTCCGTCTTCGAAAAAGATCTTGGTGACGATTCTACATTGGAATCGCCATGGGGGGATAGTGGCGTCACGTCTTATCACTGACACATCCGAGCCGTTACTCGTCACATCTCCCGCCACATTGCACCGCTGGCAAGTGAGCAGCCATATTGGACGGGAAAGTTGGAAGAGCGGTGGGGTCAGCAACATATCCTGTTGACCGTACCGCGGAAACAGGCCAAGAGCAATGTCCAATCCCGTTCATGGAACAGACAAAGCTCATACttgaggggaaaagaggatCCCTTTGAACTGGGGCCGGAGCCGGGATAACAGAGTTAATACCCCGCGACAGACGACTCCTCTCTGCCAACGATCCACACACATACGCACAAACGTAGTCCAAGAAGTCTTTCGGACGAACTCTTTTCTTCAGCCTGTGCTGGATCTCCACCATTTCTTCTGCCggcatctccctcaccctcccctcctctacATACACGTCCCACATTCACTCACCAGGCATCTTTCTTTTCAGCATCTCAATAACCGCTAAACGCCGCCATGTCTTCCCAGGAGACGCAGCTCCCCACCATCCTCTTCACCCCCGGCGCATGGCACCGGCCGTGGGTGTTCGACCTGGTGCGCGAGGAcctggccggccggggctaccccaccgccgccgcagcgctGGCCAGCGTCGGCAGCACGGACGCggacgtcggcctcgaccggGATGTGGAAgccgtccgcgccgtccTGCGggggctcgtcgacgccgggcgcgacgtcgtcgtcgtggcgcACTCGTACGGCGGCATCcccgtcgccaacgccgtccgCGGCCTCAATTACAAGGaccgcgccgccgaaggACAGAGCGGCGGTGTGATTATGGTTGTGTACATGGCCTCCTTCGCCATCCCTGCCGGAGATAGTCTTTTTTCTGACGGCAAGGAGATGCCGTCGTGGTTAAGTCTCACGGTAGGAGGAAGCCCCAACCCCCAACCCCCGGCGAAGGGAGGGAATTGCGTTCAGAAATCTGTAGGTGGTTTGGCTGACTCGTACAACCCCCTTTCAACGCAACAGGACGGCTTCGTCTTGCCTCGCGACCCGATCCCGATATTCTACGCTGACGTCGAgccctccctcgccgccaaggccgtcgccgctctGCTCCCCCAGCCTCTCAAGACAGTCCAGGACACATCGGGCTTCGAGCCCTGGAACGAAGGCTTCGAGATGGGTTacgtcttcgccgaggacgaccaGGCGATCAGCCTCGACAGGCAGATCGACATGTCGTCCCAGTTCCCCGCCAGCTCCTTCACCGCGACTCTGACGGCGAGCCACTCGCCCTTCCTCAGCATGCCCGAGGCTCTTGGTAAGGTTCTTCAACAGGCTGCGGAGGTGGCGGTTGCAAGGAGGGCAACTTGAGGCGAGAGGTGCGGAATTGGCAGTTGATTGAGTCTTTGGTCATTTCCGCTACCAACTGTCTCCGTCCGTTGTTGTGTGGGCTGCTCATCTTGCACATTGAGTCTTGTAAGGGTTGGTTATTGGAAGCAGTGAAAGTTTGGTCTATCGTTTATACGCAGGAACAAAGAGCACTGGTTGCTAAGTGCCATTCGAACGGTAGACCACCAGTCTTCTACTTATCAATGAGAGTACTGAAAAGAGATGACAGAGACAGTGACCTTGGCTGCCCCCTAAATCCAAGATGTTATGTTGATATCCGAGCACGTCACGGCGTTCTCATGGAAGCCAAGCGTCCGACAATATCGATTGAAGTCAAAGTCGTCAACTTGCGCCAGCTACGACTCCCAGAAACACACTGCACTCAGGCAAGGGTAATCAAGAGTCAAATTATTGCCCGAATGAGGATACCGGTTCGCCGTTTGGCGGTCACATACGAGAAATTAGGAACAACTGGTTTGCGAGACAGAGGCATCAACTATTCGAATATGGA from the Colletotrichum destructivum chromosome 10, complete sequence genome contains:
- a CDS encoding Putative fungal domain of STAND protein, with the translated sequence MDPFSVSSGVAGLISLGITVCKGLNIYCQDYRSRDVDILLLGQHVERLEAFLQLIKSRTDGAVVVDHSLSNSFRECFTACDVCLQDFNTLSAKYSQLSATQGLREKGKTVIRQLQYPFQKDKFDSLRSQMEDFRSAFLSLLLLMNQYAFFRLSPS
- a CDS encoding Putative ankyrin repeat-containing domain superfamily, with translation MVNTVFQNPTPLRMRPGELSLAKELMRMDAVFGEVSRHSLRPEFSTFILPNIYESCSDSVDAFEYGALFQALIQKSESDVRRLLLSSTDLVFERGHDNQTPLHVAVCWPRGLRLLFELVGLACDSIIDVPDSYGHSAIEFAIFLNQAESVRILLDHSAAVGLEDASLFIHSWMIDRIELRDVFGVLSNELGCRRKQLLSIALEHLPDTSISKLGLRSVSVIQNNAAEVINHLKLQLVDIPQFYQGARPGTVYHSPVMPVNLAESLFQAGFTEVDFLVDGYSPLMIIQLLTSSISFVGGLLHYPLPLINFFEEKGADIHKPIPHSSYSLCYCYLNRPEWLAPVQWPKREHLPDLSDLLASSSEGVAGQCRNQYVYDTIRLCTFVKLGMRHTCCSYRKFEKIISSGNFHGPEQCGLRVMEPAEVAEIQEEDRHTAELLEMLMAEFEARLQSHPEPLDQFILGYWGRRMKQVEAERDQIGDDNIQAMRDIGIRFGSESESSWECESAASDEA
- a CDS encoding Putative alpha/beta hydrolase-1 gives rise to the protein MSSQETQLPTILFTPGAWHRPWVFDLVREDLAGRGYPTAAAALASVGSTDADVGLDRDVEAVRAVLRGLVDAGRDVVVVAHSYGGIPVANAVRGLNYKDRAAEGQSGGVIMVVYMASFAIPAGDSLFSDGKEMPSWLSLTVGGSPNPQPPAKGGNCVQKSVGGLADSYNPLSTQQDGFVLPRDPIPIFYADVEPSLAAKAVAALLPQPLKTVQDTSGFEPWNEGFEMGYVFAEDDQAISLDRQIDMSSQFPASSFTATLTASHSPFLSMPEALGKVLQQAAEVAVARRAT